One genomic window of Bartonella sp. JB63 includes the following:
- the fumC gene encoding class II fumarate hydratase, which translates to MLKIRQETDSFGTIAVRNDRYWGAQTERSLHHFNIGIEKQPLTLIYALSLIKKAAALVNMEKGKLPQNIGQTIVTAADEVLAGKLDAHFPLSVWQTGSGTQSNMNVNEVIANYANVLLGGTLGSKTPVHPNDHVNMSQSSNDSFPTALHIATTLQTRQHLLPALDALIVSLQKKEEEFADIIKIGRTHTQDATPLTLGQEFSGYRTALEANRARIETTLTDVQMLAQGGTAVGTGLNAPSGFDEAFAKTISALTGVTFKTAQNKFEALAHHGALTYFHGSLNALAADLFKIANDIRFLGSGPRSGLGELSLPENEPGSSIMPGKVNPTQCEALTMVACQVFGNHSSITFAASQGHFELNTYKPVIGYNVLQSLNLLGDCMRSFETYCIQGLQANREHIHALMERSLMLVTALAPEIGYEKAAEIAKTAYKNGTSLREEALKAGISAADYDRLVDPKKMLHSQ; encoded by the coding sequence ATGCTTAAAATACGTCAAGAAACCGATAGTTTTGGAACAATCGCAGTACGTAATGATCGGTATTGGGGAGCACAAACTGAACGCTCCCTTCACCATTTTAACATAGGCATAGAAAAGCAACCTTTAACCCTGATTTATGCTTTAAGTCTTATTAAGAAAGCTGCAGCCCTAGTTAATATGGAAAAAGGAAAACTTCCGCAAAATATTGGGCAAACGATTGTTACCGCCGCCGATGAAGTACTTGCAGGAAAATTGGATGCTCACTTCCCCCTTTCCGTTTGGCAAACAGGTTCTGGCACACAAAGTAATATGAATGTCAATGAAGTTATTGCCAACTACGCTAACGTCCTTTTAGGAGGAACTCTTGGAAGCAAAACACCTGTTCATCCGAATGATCACGTAAATATGAGCCAATCCTCAAACGATTCCTTTCCCACAGCCTTGCATATTGCTACCACACTGCAAACACGTCAACATCTGTTGCCAGCTCTTGATGCTCTTATTGTGAGCCTACAAAAAAAAGAAGAAGAATTTGCCGATATCATCAAAATCGGGCGTACCCACACTCAAGATGCTACACCTCTCACATTAGGGCAAGAATTTTCGGGCTATCGCACCGCTCTAGAAGCGAACCGCGCACGAATCGAAACAACGCTCACTGATGTTCAAATGCTTGCTCAAGGAGGAACTGCCGTTGGAACAGGTCTTAACGCTCCATCTGGTTTTGATGAAGCATTTGCCAAAACAATTAGCGCCCTCACAGGGGTTACTTTCAAAACCGCCCAGAATAAATTTGAAGCACTCGCACACCATGGGGCTCTTACATATTTCCATGGTAGCCTCAATGCCTTAGCAGCTGACCTTTTCAAAATTGCAAACGATATTCGTTTCTTAGGATCAGGTCCGCGCTCAGGGCTTGGTGAATTGAGCCTTCCAGAAAATGAACCAGGTTCTTCTATCATGCCAGGAAAGGTTAATCCTACACAATGTGAGGCTCTAACTATGGTCGCATGCCAAGTATTTGGTAACCACAGTAGCATCACATTTGCAGCCAGCCAAGGGCATTTTGAACTCAATACCTATAAACCCGTCATTGGATATAATGTGTTGCAATCACTCAATCTTTTAGGGGATTGTATGCGTTCTTTCGAGACATATTGTATCCAAGGATTACAAGCAAATAGAGAACATATTCACGCTTTGATGGAACGTTCTCTCATGTTGGTTACTGCTCTTGCTCCAGAAATTGGGTATGAAAAAGCTGCTGAAATTGCCAAAACAGCCTATAAAAATGGGACAAGCCTCCGTGAAGAAGCTTTAAAAGCAGGTATCTCAGCAGCTGATTACGATCGACTTGTTGATCCCAAAAAGATGCTTCATTCACAATAA